A segment of the candidate division WOR-3 bacterium genome:
CTTACAATTTCTATCAAGCGTTCTCAGTATATGCCGCCGACCTTGACGATGATGGTGATCAGGACGTCATTGGTGCAGCCGGCGCGGGCGATCAGATAGCCTGGTGGTCAAACGACGGCGGCAACCCAATTCAATGGACATATCACACGATCAGAACCGGCTACGATTTTGCCCACGAAGTCTATGCCTACGATCTCGATGAAGATGGAGACATGGATGTCTTGGGTGCGTCGACGGATCTTAATGTAATAAGCTGGTGGCGGAACGACGGTGGGAATCCCATTCAATGGACTGAACAGACGATCGGTTCTGGTTTCGACGGCGCGAAGTCTGTGCGGGTGGGAGACCTCGATGATGATGGTGATAATGATGTTGTCGGCGCATGTCTTTATGGCAATGATATCACCTGGTGGCGGAACGATGGAGGAAGTCCGATCCAATGGACAGAATTCTATATCGACAGCTATTTCACCGGTGCGCACCGCGTACAGATCATTGATCTTGATGAAGATCAAGACCTGGATATCTTGGCCGTCGCTTATCTTAACGGTGAAGTCGCCTGGTACAGGAACAATGGAGGCAATCCGCTTACCTGGAGCAAGCATACGGTCGGTATCGGTCTGGCCGGTGCATGTATTGCCCAGGCCGCTGATCTGGACGACGACGGTGACCTTGATGTCGTCGCCACTGCGCAAGTATCCGGCGAAGTTTCCTGGTTCCGCAACGAAGGCGGCAGTCCAATCGTATGGACGAAATTCTATGTCGATCCAAACCTCGACCGAGCATGGCCGCTCTATGTCTGTGATATTGATGCAGATAGTGATTCGGACGTGGTCGCCGCAAGCAGTTGGCAAGGCACCAATGAAGTGAAA
Coding sequences within it:
- a CDS encoding FG-GAP-like repeat-containing protein, whose translation is MSKDSKNSMSVGVIISLIILIATLSFGQVSWNTHVIHNFTHGTSSVYACDLDNDGDTDVLGAVLEDNQMVWYRNEGGNPITWTKFAIAYNFYQAFSVYAADLDDDGDQDVIGAAGAGDQIAWWSNDGGNPIQWTYHTIRTGYDFAHEVYAYDLDEDGDMDVLGASTDLNVISWWRNDGGNPIQWTEQTIGSGFDGAKSVRVGDLDDDGDNDVVGACLYGNDITWWRNDGGSPIQWTEFYIDSYFTGAHRVQIIDLDEDQDLDILAVAYLNGEVAWYRNNGGNPLTWSKHTVGIGLAGACIAQAADLDDDGDLDVVATAQVSGEVSWFRNEGGSPIVWTKFYVDPNLDRAWPLYVCDIDADSDSDVVAASSWQGTNEVKWYENLGTGITGGSNPIPISPRSGATIMRGSAILPLDNDARLLDITGREVERNPVTPGIYFTEVEGRIIDKIVVVK